One window of the Gemmatimonadales bacterium genome contains the following:
- a CDS encoding beta-lactamase family protein, with the protein MLMRPIRAALLAVVGLVGVTSAQTPPVDSARALFRAHLARYHVPGASIAVARHGAIVWSEGFGMANLELGVAATPRTRFRIGSISKTLTSIAVAALWQEGKLDLDAPVQRYVPTFPDKGYPITTRQLAGHLSGIPHYNAADIVNAVHYPTVTAALDKFRDRPLLFVPGERYAYSSFGWNLISAVVEGAAGAEFLGEMQRRVFDPFGMGETIADHYARIIPGRTAFYLVDSAGAVSNGPAVDNSDVWAGGGFLSTADDLVRFAHGVVTARSIDDRTRELLFTPMTTAAGQSTGYGLGWRVTALGGRRAVGHGGSHVGAAAYLLVVPELGLAVAMLSNASHRGLEPLAGEILRLFETP; encoded by the coding sequence ATGCTGATGCGTCCGATCCGAGCTGCACTGCTGGCCGTGGTTGGGCTGGTCGGTGTCACCAGCGCCCAGACGCCACCGGTCGACTCGGCGCGCGCGCTCTTCCGGGCTCACCTGGCTCGGTATCATGTTCCGGGGGCCAGCATTGCGGTGGCCCGGCATGGTGCCATCGTCTGGTCGGAAGGCTTTGGCATGGCCAATCTGGAACTCGGCGTGGCGGCCACACCTCGGACCAGGTTTCGGATCGGCAGCATCTCGAAAACGCTGACCTCGATTGCGGTTGCTGCGCTCTGGCAGGAGGGCAAGCTGGACCTCGACGCTCCGGTGCAGCGCTACGTTCCGACCTTTCCGGACAAGGGTTACCCGATTACCACCCGCCAACTCGCTGGCCACCTGTCGGGCATTCCCCACTACAACGCCGCCGATATCGTCAACGCGGTCCACTATCCCACCGTGACGGCAGCCCTCGACAAGTTTCGCGATCGTCCGCTCCTCTTCGTTCCCGGCGAGCGATACGCCTACTCGAGCTTCGGATGGAACCTCATCTCGGCCGTGGTCGAGGGTGCCGCAGGGGCTGAGTTCCTCGGGGAAATGCAGCGGCGTGTCTTCGATCCGTTCGGGATGGGCGAGACGATTGCGGATCACTACGCCCGGATCATTCCGGGCCGCACCGCGTTCTACCTGGTGGATTCAGCCGGTGCGGTCTCGAACGGTCCGGCCGTCGACAACAGTGATGTCTGGGCAGGTGGCGGCTTTCTGTCGACCGCCGATGACCTGGTTCGCTTTGCCCACGGCGTCGTCACGGCCCGGAGCATCGACGACCGGACCCGCGAACTGCTCTTCACCCCGATGACGACGGCTGCGGGGCAATCGACCGGGTACGGGCTGGGTTGGCGTGTCACCGCGCTCGGTGGCCGGCGCGCCGTCGGGCATGGCGGGTCGCATGTCGGCGCCGCGGCCTATCTCCTCGTCGTGCCGGAGCTGGGGCTGGCCGTCGCCATGCTCAGCAACGCGAGTCACCGCGGCCTGGAGCCCCTGGCCGGGGAAATCCTCCGCCTCTTCGAAACTCCGTAG